ATTTACCAGGTTTAAAGCAATATCATTCAGCAGGCAGTCGGCTTCTTTTTCTTCGGCCAGTGTCTGGGTTAATAATTTGGCAGCGTCATTTTCGCCAAGCGTTTTCGCGAAAGCGCATAAAGTGCCGTATGAAGCAATTTCGTAATGTTCTATTTTTTGCGAAGCAGCAATAATTCCTGCATCTCTAACTGCCCCCGGATTGGTTTCGAGCAGAATACTGTCGCCTTCTTTTAATAATCCGGCCATGGCTTCGCATTTTTTTCCTTCTGCTTTTTCTCCCAAGGTCTCAAAAACCTGATTTAATCTTTCGATCTGATTTTCAGTTACGGCCAGATGTTCTTCGATAGTACTTTTAAGTCCTGCCGCAGCTGCATTGGCAGCCATTTTTGGCAGGGCGGTTACCAATGCGTTTTCTGCCCAGTAGATGTCTTTCAGACTATCTATAAAAAGTTGTCTAAGTTCTGTTGCAGCATCAGGTGCCGGAACAATAACCAGATCCTTGTTTGTTTTTTTGGTTTTATTTTCTGCTGTTTGTTTTTCTGAATTTTTCATAATTTATTTTTTTTGAAATTAATTGTACAGGTTGGGTTCGCGCTGCCAGAAACGGTGTTGGGACATAGCGGTTATAAATTCCTGAGCAAATCCCGGCGAGGCAATGTCGCTTGTTAAAACAATACCGGAATCATAATTGGTCATTTCTGCAACAAAAGGAGCTCCGCTCACGATAGACGAAGCATCACCATCGGCACCAATAACTTTACAATGTTTGTAGGCATCGTTTAGAAACTCCATTACTTCGGGGTTTTCGGCCAGTTCGTTAAGCATAGTTCCGTGAGGTATGTAAACAGCATCAAATAATACTGACGATGCGGTTAGAAAACTAAAATCGGCAGCAATGGCGCCGCCGGAATCGGTTACAATAGATCCCAGATGCGGTGCAATGATGCATCCTTTTGCATCTTCTTTTTTAAGGGCTTTTTTTATGTTCATGACTGCTGCTTCAGAAACTCCGTCAGCACAAATTATAGCTGTTTTTCTGGATGCAATTGTAGGCGAATTGGTCGGGTTTTTAACC
This portion of the Flavobacterium gelatinilyticum genome encodes:
- a CDS encoding ferritin-like domain-containing protein, which translates into the protein MKNSEKQTAENKTKKTNKDLVIVPAPDAATELRQLFIDSLKDIYWAENALVTALPKMAANAAAAGLKSTIEEHLAVTENQIERLNQVFETLGEKAEGKKCEAMAGLLKEGDSILLETNPGAVRDAGIIAASQKIEHYEIASYGTLCAFAKTLGENDAAKLLTQTLAEEKEADCLLNDIALNLVNIVAAE